From a single Raphanus sativus cultivar WK10039 chromosome 3, ASM80110v3, whole genome shotgun sequence genomic region:
- the LOC108846446 gene encoding vesicle-associated protein 1-2-like: MSNKLLDIYPLDLQFHFELKKKISCSLYLANKTDNYVAFKVKTTNPEKYCVRPNTGVVLPGSSIEVVVTMQAQKEVPADMKCKDKFLVQCFVASPGTNAKEVTREMFSKESGNQVEDIKLKVVYVDPPRPPLKEGSLPRASVSDNGNASASALITRLTEEKKSAVQLNKNFNKNWTS; this comes from the exons ATGAGTAACAAGCTTCTCGACATCTATCCTCTCGACCTTCAATTCCATt TTGAATTGAAGAAAAAGATCTCTTGCTCTCTCTATTTGGCTAACAAGACCGACAATTATGTAGCCTTCAAG GTTAAAACGACGAATCCAGAAAAATATTGTGTGAGGCCTAATACTGGCGTTGTTCTTCCTGGATCCTCTATCGAAGTTGTAG TGACCATGCAAGCGCAAAAGGAAGTTCCGGCTGATATGAAGTGCAAGGACAAGTTCTTGGTTCAGTGTTTTGTGGCTAGTCCCGGAACCAATGCCAAAGAAGTTACTCGTGAGATG TTTAGCAAAGAGTCAGGGAATCAAGTCGAGGACATTAAACTGAAAGTTGTCTATGTTGATCCACCTCGACCACCATTAAAAGAAGGTTCTTTACCAAGAGCTTCCGTCTCTGACAATGGGAACGCTTCT GCGAGTGCACTCATCACAAGGCTCACTGAGGAAAAGAAGTCTGCGGTTCAGCTGAACAAAAACTTCAACAAGAATTG GACCAGTTGA
- the LOC108845205 gene encoding uncharacterized protein LOC108845205, with product MLNLPRGGSVLIEFEYEKLMKRCHHCYRLTHERPDCPVLHNRNKTPIVKKQSAPQRPDQPQSSSGAHSVSSGLKVPLGFTPLFPELPTEERNAALLYISHSDETERLARIARVQQSIPSDAVVASPTITHDLLKGKGHVFTFEEPQRLSKKQNVSEERSNAPVGLQRCDNRKEVSSASELEGASSSSLPSPTGFSIGTSHEVKSAGPRSGVKSSRKRPQRFETSSA from the coding sequence ATGCTTAACCTACCTCGCGGTGGTTCTGTCCTTATTGAGTTTGAATATGAAAAGTTAATGAAGCGATGCCACCATTGTTACCGTTTAACGCACGAAAGGCCAGATTGCCCTGTTCTCCACAACCGCAACAAGACTCCGATTGTGAAAAAACAGAGTGCTCCTCAACGCCCTGACCAGCCTCAATCCTCTTCGGGCGCTCATTCTGTATCGTCGGGTCTTAAAGTTCCTCTAGGGTTCACACCTCTTTTTCCGGAACTTCCAACTGAGGAACGTAATGCAGCACTTCTTTACATATCACATAGTGATGAAACGGAACGACTTGCCAGAATAGCTCGTGTTCAGCAGTCCATACCTAGTGATGCAGTCGTGGCCTCTCCTACAATCACTCATGATTTATTGAAGGGCAAGGGACATGTCTTTACTTTTGAGGAACCTCAGAGGCTTTCGAAAAAGCAGAATGTCTCTGAAGAAAGGAGTAATGCTCCTGTTGGTCTGCAAAGGTGCGACAATAGGAAGGAGGTGAGCTCTGCTTCTGAACTTGAAGGCGCCtcctcttcatctcttcctAGTCCTACGGGTTTCAGTATTGGTACTTCGCATGAGGTCAAATCTGCCGGGCCTAGGAGTGGTGTTAAGAGTAGTAGGAAACGCCCTCAACGTTTTGAAACGTCTAGCGCTTAA
- the LOC130509983 gene encoding uncharacterized protein LOC130509983 — protein MNSLKQISEYCVINGISQGLDIDLLPSQPPSLRRQHLCSTPPTLHMAENLHSAIQAMSLHDDDPIDLPDDPCSNVFDGNSLSILGRLLNPARQQMDKMIEDMPRVWRVYGRVRGIALSAEKFQFIFQREEDMITVLNDHPWTYYQWTMLLDRWIPSPPANFLSSVDVWVRIFHIPVNHYNIDTMNFLASKIGHVLEIAYDPKVSQKELYIRAQV, from the coding sequence ATGAATTCCCTTAAACAGATATCAGAATACTGCGTGATTAATGGGATTTCGCAAGGCTTAGACATTGATCTCTTACCGTCACAGCCTCCGAGTCTTCGTCGGCAACATCTCTGTTCTACTCCTCCGACGCTTCACATGGCTGAAAATCTCCATTCAGCTATTCAAGCTATGTCCCTTCATGATGACGATCCCATTGATCTGCCAGACGATCCATGCTCCAACGTCTTTGATGGGAATTCTCTGAGCATCTTGGGAAGACTCTTAAATCCAGCTCGTCAGCAAATGGACAAGATGATAGAAGACATGCCGAGAGTTTGGAGAGTTTATGGCAGAGTGCGGGGTATCGCACTATCCGCTGAGAAGTTTCAGTTCATATTTCAACGCGAAGAAGACATGATCACAGTGTTGAATGACCATCCTTGGACTTATTACCAGTGGACAATGCTTCTTGACCGTTGGATACCATCTCCTCCTGCAAATTTCTTGTCCTCTGTTGATGTATGGGTTCGCATCTTTCACATTCCGGTGAATCATTACAACATTGATACGATGAACTTTCTGGCCAGCAAGATTGGTCATGTGCTGGAAATAGCCTATGATCCGAAGGTTTCTCAGAAAGAACTCTACATACGAGCTCAAGTTTAG
- the LOC108846000 gene encoding uncharacterized protein LOC108846000, with the protein MPNEPSLIHLICLGFALAVLGLNKFRISDRLNIDRYTQGFLENHKGLTEDYWPLYAVAGGICVFIGWVWSLLLGSYANEMMKVSVHILTTYLAVVSVLCFWCRQFFWGGEFAVGALLQFLYCR; encoded by the coding sequence ATGCCAAACGAGCCATCGTTGATCCACCTCATATGCTTAGGATTCGCGCTCGCGGTGCTTGGACTCAACAAGTTTAGAATATCAGATAGGTTGAACATTGATAGATACACTCAAGGCTTCTTGGAGAATCACAAAGGCCTCACCGAGGACTACTGGCCACTCTACGCTGTTGCGGGTGGCATTTGTGTCTTTATCGGTTGGGTCTGGTCGTTGCTTCTCGGCTCTTACGCCAATGAGATGATGAAAGTGTCGGTTCACATCTTGACCACCTACTTAGCCGTGGTTAGCGTGCTGTGTTTCTGGTGCAGGCAGTTCTTTTGGGGCGGCGAGTTCGCTGTTGGAGCTCTGTTGCAGTTTTTGTATTGTAGATAG